A section of the Arcobacter sp. F155 genome encodes:
- a CDS encoding cbb3-type cytochrome c oxidase subunit I, with amino-acid sequence MQNGAQIEYDYSIAKAFTFATILFGIIGMTIGVILAFQLAFPGLNNLAGEYGTFSRLRPLHTNGVAFGFTLSGIFACWYYIGQ; translated from the coding sequence ATGCAAAACGGTGCACAAATCGAGTATGATTACTCAATTGCAAAAGCCTTTACATTTGCAACAATTCTGTTTGGTATCATAGGTATGACTATTGGTGTTATACTAGCGTTTCAACTTGCATTTCCAGGTTTAAATAACCTAGCAGGTGAATATGGTACTTTCAGTAGATTAAGACCTTTACACACAAATGGTGTTGCGTTTGGTTTTACTCTTAGTGGTATCTTTGCGTGTTGGTATTATATCGGGCAAA
- the smpB gene encoding SsrA-binding protein: protein MAKIKEKNLTFKNKKAYHDYEILDTLEAGIALEGSEVKSIRDGRVNLKDSHIRIIKNEVYVLNMHITHLSTAHSTFRPDERRSRKLLLHRKEIDKLHAKVTKDGVTLVPTRLYFNSKNMVKIQVAVARGKKLHDKREDLKQKTLKKEALQALKNSF, encoded by the coding sequence ATGGCAAAAATTAAAGAAAAAAACTTAACATTTAAAAATAAAAAAGCATATCATGATTATGAAATATTAGATACTTTAGAAGCAGGTATTGCTTTAGAAGGAAGTGAAGTTAAGTCTATACGAGATGGTAGAGTAAACTTAAAAGATTCTCATATTAGAATTATTAAGAATGAAGTATATGTTTTAAATATGCATATTACTCACCTAAGTACTGCACACTCGACTTTTAGACCAGACGAAAGAAGAAGTAGAAAGTTACTTTTACATAGAAAAGAGATTGATAAACTACATGCAAAAGTTACTAAAGATGGTGTAACATTAGTACCTACAAGACTCTATTTTAATTCTAAAAATATGGTGAAAATTCAAGTAGCAGTTGCTAGAGGTAAGAAGCTACATGACAAAAGAGAAGATCTAAAACAAAAGACTCTAAAAAAAGAAGCTTTACAAGCATTAAAAAACAGCTTCTAA
- a CDS encoding 4-(cytidine 5'-diphospho)-2-C-methyl-D-erythritol kinase produces the protein MTVTKKSYAKVNIFLKIVGKRDNYHELASRFVRVHSLYDIVSFEDEACEEFTLEGNFGCELKKNTIYKAYLLLKDVSFKVEEYFKNKKVKVEKNIPEFAGLGGGSSNAATFMIMVNEECKLGLSKDDLCALAVQIGADVPFFVYEYDSANVSGIGEKIEKFDEEILDIKVVTPKVECDTAMIFREFRANFYNEEKKENVLKLFSQKSTQILEDSSISTANDLYKPAKSIYNELEEFEKKDWFFSGSGSSFFKVNNGKN, from the coding sequence TTGACAGTTACAAAAAAGTCATATGCAAAAGTAAATATCTTTTTAAAGATAGTTGGAAAAAGAGATAACTATCATGAACTAGCTTCTAGATTTGTAAGGGTACACTCACTATATGACATAGTATCTTTTGAAGATGAAGCTTGTGAAGAGTTTACACTGGAAGGTAACTTTGGCTGTGAGCTAAAAAAGAATACTATCTATAAGGCTTATTTACTTTTAAAAGATGTATCTTTTAAAGTTGAAGAATATTTTAAAAATAAAAAAGTTAAAGTTGAAAAGAATATCCCTGAATTTGCAGGTCTTGGTGGTGGAAGTTCAAATGCTGCTACTTTTATGATTATGGTAAATGAAGAGTGTAAACTAGGACTTTCAAAAGACGATTTGTGTGCTCTTGCAGTTCAAATTGGAGCTGATGTTCCATTTTTTGTTTATGAATATGATAGTGCAAATGTCTCTGGTATTGGTGAAAAAATAGAAAAATTTGATGAAGAGATTTTAGATATAAAAGTAGTAACCCCTAAAGTAGAATGTGATACAGCAATGATTTTTAGGGAGTTTAGAGCCAACTTTTATAATGAAGAAAAAAAAGAGAATGTACTTAAGCTTTTTAGTCAAAAATCAACACAAATACTAGAAGATAGTAGCATAAGCACAGCAAATGATTTATATAAGCCTGCTAAATCAATCTATAATGAACTAGAAGAATTTGAGAAAAAAGATTGGTTTTTTAGTGGAAGTGGAAGCTCATTTTTTAAGGTGAACAATGGCAAAAATTAA
- the truB gene encoding tRNA pseudouridine(55) synthase TruB: MQKKLYDKEPLNKLVVVNKPMFRTSNSYLNEIKRKYRNKKAGFSGTLDPFACGCLIVAFGQYSKLFNYLKKTPKTYRAVIWLGTTSESLDIENVISINDEKRLDVNDIKREIKNLVGIHEYYPPKFSAKKIDGKRAYDLAREGKDVKMKKSSMQIFDTKFISYNHPFITFESTVSEGSYIRSLAQILLESLDVKGTLSYLNRLNEGMFFYENEKDLNPLDYLDIEHNIYTGEKSFFENGKKISLEFLENKEEGTYIVKFEEFFSIIQIIDNEVKYLLNKVNL; the protein is encoded by the coding sequence ATGCAAAAAAAACTATACGATAAAGAACCATTAAATAAGTTAGTTGTTGTAAACAAACCTATGTTTAGAACATCAAACTCATACTTAAATGAGATAAAAAGAAAATACAGAAATAAAAAAGCAGGTTTCTCTGGAACCCTTGACCCTTTTGCTTGTGGATGTCTGATTGTAGCTTTTGGTCAATATTCAAAGCTTTTTAACTATCTTAAAAAAACTCCTAAAACTTATCGAGCTGTGATTTGGCTTGGAACTACATCTGAGTCTTTAGATATAGAAAATGTTATCAGTATAAATGATGAAAAAAGACTAGATGTAAATGATATAAAAAGAGAGATTAAAAATCTAGTTGGAATACATGAATATTATCCTCCTAAATTTTCTGCTAAAAAAATAGATGGTAAAAGAGCTTATGATTTAGCCAGAGAAGGAAAAGATGTGAAGATGAAGAAGTCTTCAATGCAGATTTTTGATACGAAATTTATCTCATACAATCATCCTTTTATAACTTTTGAATCTACAGTTAGTGAAGGTTCATATATTAGAAGTTTAGCTCAAATCCTACTTGAAAGTTTAGATGTAAAAGGAACACTTTCATATTTAAATAGATTAAATGAAGGTATGTTCTTTTATGAAAATGAAAAAGATTTAAATCCATTGGATTATCTTGATATTGAACATAATATTTATACAGGTGAAAAAAGCTTTTTTGAAAATGGTAAAAAGATATCTTTAGAGTTTTTAGAAAATAAAGAAGAGGGTACTTATATAGTTAAGTTTGAAGAGTTTTTCAGTATAATCCAAATTATTGATAATGAAGTAAAATATCTTCTAAATAAGGTGAACCTTTGA
- a CDS encoding ATP-dependent helicase, which translates to MLENSLSSLNESQREAAQHIDGSLLILAGAGSGKTKTITTRLAYLISIGIDPSSILTLTFTNKAATEMRERAYSMIDTSIVNTPPLLCTFHKFGLLFLKFHMSELGRKNNFIIIDTDDKKRILKSIDKEITTSLLVSEISKYKNTLITPTEAKAAAQLKIYQQIADIYEKYEAYLLKNNLVDFDDLLLLPYKILKQNEELAKETSQKYQYVMVDEYQDTNELQYKLLRKLCSTHDNICVVGDDDQSIYGWRGATIKNILNFHEHFEGTKIVKLEDNYRSTNTILNHANQLIEHNRDRLGKKLIGTRKEGDSVKVYESSDENEETRKITDDIKKLVASGESARDIAILFRVNALSRSLEEGFNKAGLSYRLIGGMKFYERAEIKDLIAYFRVLTNTTDNFSFKRIVNKPKRGIGKTTIDKLDAKSIELKRPIFNIIEDFEPDELAAVVGKKNSRTLKVFMASIMDLRDTLEESKMKFLDAFEDTFDYRASYDNVPDGFDRQANIDEFYGYIRDYFIQNPHQNLDDFLNEIALESEQSELTEQSVSMMSIHSSKGLEYKHLFIIGMEEGFFPIIGDGSDIEEERRLGYVAITRAMDTLTMSFVHSRFYKGKRASLLKSRFLSESGLIKGSLTIEKTSSYKKGDLVQHKIFGMGRVQKANKAGKDYKLTINFGGTRRDILSSFVEKI; encoded by the coding sequence ATGTTAGAAAATTCTTTATCATCGTTAAATGAGTCTCAAAGGGAAGCTGCACAGCATATTGACGGTTCTTTATTAATCCTTGCAGGTGCTGGTTCTGGTAAAACAAAAACAATTACAACAAGACTTGCCTACCTTATTTCAATTGGAATTGACCCAAGTTCAATTTTGACTCTAACATTTACAAATAAAGCTGCAACTGAGATGAGAGAAAGAGCTTACTCTATGATAGATACTTCAATTGTAAATACTCCACCTTTACTTTGTACTTTTCACAAATTTGGACTTCTTTTCTTGAAATTTCATATGAGTGAACTAGGAAGAAAAAACAATTTTATAATTATAGATACAGATGATAAAAAAAGAATACTAAAATCAATAGATAAAGAGATAACAACCTCTTTACTTGTAAGTGAAATTTCAAAATATAAAAATACTTTAATAACTCCAACTGAAGCAAAAGCTGCAGCTCAACTGAAAATTTATCAACAAATTGCAGATATATATGAAAAATATGAAGCTTATTTATTAAAAAATAACCTTGTTGACTTTGATGATTTATTATTACTTCCTTATAAGATTTTAAAACAAAATGAAGAACTAGCTAAAGAGACTAGTCAGAAGTATCAATATGTAATGGTAGATGAGTATCAAGATACAAATGAACTACAATATAAACTTCTAAGAAAATTGTGTTCTACCCATGATAATATTTGTGTTGTTGGTGATGATGACCAATCTATTTATGGATGGAGAGGTGCAACTATTAAAAACATCCTTAATTTCCATGAGCATTTTGAAGGTACAAAGATTGTAAAACTTGAGGATAACTATAGGTCAACAAATACAATCCTAAATCATGCAAACCAACTTATTGAACACAATAGAGACAGACTTGGTAAAAAGCTAATTGGAACAAGAAAAGAGGGTGATAGTGTAAAAGTATATGAATCTTCTGATGAAAATGAAGAGACAAGAAAAATCACTGATGACATCAAAAAACTTGTTGCAAGTGGAGAAAGCGCTAGAGATATTGCTATTTTATTTAGAGTAAATGCACTTTCAAGGTCTTTAGAAGAAGGTTTCAATAAAGCAGGACTTAGCTATAGACTTATTGGTGGAATGAAGTTCTATGAAAGAGCAGAGATTAAAGATTTAATTGCTTATTTTAGAGTTCTAACAAATACAACAGACAACTTCTCTTTTAAAAGAATTGTAAATAAACCAAAAAGAGGAATTGGTAAAACTACCATTGATAAGCTTGATGCAAAATCAATAGAACTTAAAAGACCTATTTTTAATATTATTGAAGATTTTGAGCCAGATGAACTTGCAGCTGTTGTGGGTAAAAAGAATTCAAGAACTTTAAAAGTATTTATGGCTTCAATTATGGACTTAAGAGATACTTTAGAAGAGTCTAAAATGAAATTTTTAGATGCCTTTGAAGATACTTTTGATTATAGAGCGTCATATGATAATGTTCCAGATGGTTTTGATAGACAAGCAAATATAGATGAGTTTTATGGATATATTAGAGATTACTTTATTCAAAATCCACATCAGAACTTAGATGACTTTTTAAATGAAATTGCTTTAGAATCAGAACAAAGTGAATTAACAGAGCAGTCTGTTTCTATGATGAGTATTCACTCTTCAAAAGGTTTAGAATATAAGCATTTATTTATCATCGGTATGGAAGAAGGTTTCTTCCCTATTATTGGAGATGGAAGTGATATTGAAGAGGAAAGAAGATTAGGTTATGTTGCTATTACAAGAGCAATGGATACATTAACTATGTCTTTTGTTCATTCTAGATTTTATAAAGGGAAAAGAGCTTCTTTACTTAAAAGTAGATTTTTAAGTGAATCTGGACTTATCAAAGGAAGTTTAACTATTGAAAAAACTTCTTCATATAAAAAAGGTGATTTAGTACAACACAAGATTTTTGGAATGGGAAGAGTTCAAAAAGCAAATAAAGCTGGAAAAGATTATAAACTTACAATTAATTTTGGTGGTACAAGAAGAGATATTTTATCTTCATTTGTAGAAAAGATTTAA
- a CDS encoding LysR family transcriptional regulator, whose protein sequence is MLTDFAKLETFLTVVREKSFSKASAKLGISQPAVTQQMKFIEDYLDVQVVDRKKNGIRLTKEGQMLYSIAQKIERCVNNGEKELLKIMNKDVTFLFGASFIIGNYILPRFLNNLKENINNDVSINVSVSHKAIEDLLDKKIDMALVENYIPDDDIIYREWMDDEIVIFSNQKLPAKAKASDLLSYKWVCRNPDSHTRLIFKESLEKANYPDCDTFDVTSEVTSATTIVQTVLHSDKNETPTVSIVSRNAIESLLKAGALYESRIGNHKMSRKLYIAYRKDRKHDAFIENVVDYLLKIKG, encoded by the coding sequence ATGTTAACGGATTTTGCGAAACTCGAAACTTTTTTAACAGTTGTTAGAGAAAAGTCTTTTTCAAAGGCATCTGCCAAGTTAGGTATTTCTCAACCAGCAGTTACTCAACAAATGAAGTTCATTGAAGACTATCTTGATGTGCAAGTAGTTGATAGAAAAAAGAACGGTATTAGACTTACAAAAGAGGGTCAAATGCTTTATTCTATTGCACAAAAAATCGAGAGATGTGTAAACAATGGAGAAAAAGAGTTATTAAAGATTATGAATAAAGATGTAACTTTTTTATTCGGTGCTTCATTTATTATTGGAAACTATATTCTTCCAAGATTTTTAAATAACCTGAAAGAAAATATTAACAATGATGTTTCTATCAATGTTTCTGTTTCTCACAAAGCAATTGAAGACTTATTAGATAAAAAAATTGATATGGCATTAGTTGAAAACTATATTCCAGATGATGATATTATTTATAGAGAGTGGATGGATGATGAAATTGTAATTTTCTCAAACCAAAAACTTCCTGCAAAAGCAAAAGCTAGTGATTTATTATCATATAAATGGGTATGTAGAAACCCTGATTCTCATACTAGATTAATTTTCAAAGAGTCGTTAGAAAAAGCAAACTATCCAGACTGTGATACATTTGATGTAACAAGTGAAGTTACAAGTGCTACAACTATTGTACAAACTGTTTTACACTCAGATAAAAATGAAACTCCAACTGTTTCTATTGTATCAAGAAATGCAATTGAGTCTCTACTTAAAGCAGGTGCTTTATATGAGTCAAGAATTGGAAATCATAAAATGTCTAGGAAGTTATATATTGCTTATAGAAAAGATAGAAAACATGATGCATTTATAGAAAATGTTGTTGACTATTTACTTAAAATCAAAGGATAA
- a CDS encoding TIGR01212 family radical SAM protein (This family includes YhcC from E. coli K-12, an uncharacterized radical SAM protein.): MVTISLQNKKNKIKYQNREVLTIGRYFKKKFGHKVYKVPISIGGFTCPNIDGTVAKGGCTFCENDSFSPNLTERKPKFKLNPNVKENPFLENQLKQLELQFNATRDRLKNKFGVKKYIVYFQSFTNTYAPLETLKALYTKALSFDNVIGLSIGTRTDCMTDEILDFLKELSADKEIWVEYGIQSFYDETLEKINRGDDASNMRYWINRTKEKGLKVCGHLIYGLPDEDKKMMLKTLDETIVLDVDSIKFHPLYVVKNTLLTKDFKRGDFTPISEELYIETVVESIKRMPENISIQRVTAGIDDSSLLAPMWCKNKHQQISKIRKALIKEGLKY; encoded by the coding sequence ATGGTGACTATTTCGTTACAAAATAAAAAAAATAAAATTAAATATCAAAATAGAGAAGTATTAACTATTGGAAGATACTTCAAGAAAAAATTTGGACATAAGGTTTATAAAGTACCTATCTCTATAGGTGGTTTTACTTGTCCAAATATTGATGGTACAGTAGCAAAGGGTGGTTGCACCTTTTGTGAAAATGACTCTTTCTCTCCAAATCTTACTGAGAGAAAACCAAAGTTCAAACTAAATCCTAATGTAAAAGAAAACCCTTTTTTAGAAAATCAACTAAAACAGCTTGAATTACAATTTAATGCGACTAGAGATAGGCTAAAAAATAAGTTTGGTGTTAAGAAGTATATTGTTTATTTCCAATCTTTTACTAATACTTATGCTCCACTAGAGACTTTAAAAGCTCTTTATACAAAAGCTTTATCTTTTGATAATGTAATAGGTCTTTCTATTGGTACAAGAACAGATTGTATGACTGATGAAATCCTTGATTTTTTAAAAGAATTAAGTGCTGACAAAGAGATTTGGGTAGAGTATGGTATACAATCTTTTTATGATGAAACTTTAGAGAAAATAAATAGAGGTGATGATGCTTCAAATATGAGGTATTGGATTAATAGAACTAAAGAGAAAGGTCTTAAAGTTTGTGGTCATTTAATTTATGGTTTACCAGATGAAGATAAAAAAATGATGCTAAAAACTTTAGATGAGACTATTGTTTTAGATGTTGATTCTATTAAATTTCACCCTTTGTATGTGGTTAAAAATACTCTTTTAACAAAAGATTTTAAAAGAGGTGACTTTACTCCTATCTCTGAAGAACTATATATAGAAACAGTGGTTGAGTCAATAAAAAGAATGCCTGAAAATATCTCTATTCAAAGAGTAACTGCTGGAATAGATGATAGCAGTTTATTAGCTCCCATGTGGTGCAAAAACAAACATCAACAAATAAGTAAAATAAGAAAAGCTTTAATCAAAGAAGGATTGAAGTATTAG
- the purF gene encoding amidophosphoribosyltransferase has product MCAIVGIYGNENAARLASLALFSMQHRGQEATGISSSCDGKIYTKKDSGLVSEVFTDEALNYLKGNMAIGHNRYSTAGGDSIFDAQPVSAKYKLGEMSIVHNGNLINKNEVRQELIEEGAIFQTEMDTENLIHLIAKSSHERLRDRIKEGLNKTIGAYCFIIQSRSKQFVIRDRYGIRPLSLGRIKTGGYIVASETCAFDLVDAEFIRDVKPGEMLIFADGYDEPESIQLFEPEFRPCAFEYVYFARPDSVIDGKNVYRTRENMGKALAKNDEGNSIKVDMVVPVPDSGVPAALGYAAQSKVPFEYGIIRNHYVGRTFIEPTQEMRNMKVKMKLSPMRSLIEGKSLLVIDDSIVRGTTSKRIVKMLKEAGAKEVHFRVASPEIKFPCYYGIDTPNQEELISHRMTKEEICEFIEADTLEYLSIEDLKESIGEGTNYALESFDGDYFVTK; this is encoded by the coding sequence ATGTGTGCAATAGTTGGAATCTATGGTAATGAAAATGCCGCTAGACTTGCTTCTTTAGCTCTATTCTCTATGCAACATAGAGGGCAAGAAGCAACAGGAATCTCATCATCTTGTGATGGAAAAATTTATACTAAAAAAGATAGTGGATTAGTTTCTGAAGTATTTACTGATGAAGCATTAAACTATCTAAAAGGTAATATGGCAATTGGTCATAATAGATACTCTACAGCAGGTGGAGACTCTATTTTTGATGCTCAACCAGTTTCTGCAAAGTATAAATTAGGTGAAATGTCTATTGTTCACAATGGAAACCTTATTAATAAAAATGAGGTTAGACAAGAACTAATAGAAGAAGGTGCAATTTTTCAAACAGAAATGGATACTGAAAACTTAATCCATCTGATTGCAAAAAGTAGCCATGAAAGATTAAGAGATAGAATTAAAGAGGGACTTAATAAAACAATAGGTGCATATTGTTTTATTATCCAATCTAGATCTAAACAGTTTGTTATTAGAGATAGATATGGTATTAGACCATTATCTTTAGGAAGAATAAAAACTGGTGGATACATTGTTGCAAGTGAAACTTGTGCTTTTGATTTAGTAGATGCTGAATTTATTAGAGATGTAAAACCAGGGGAAATGTTAATTTTTGCTGATGGTTATGATGAGCCTGAGTCAATCCAGTTATTTGAGCCAGAGTTTAGACCTTGTGCTTTTGAATATGTATATTTTGCAAGACCTGATTCTGTAATAGATGGTAAAAATGTATATAGAACTAGAGAGAACATGGGTAAAGCTTTAGCTAAAAATGATGAAGGAAACTCAATCAAAGTAGATATGGTTGTTCCTGTTCCTGATTCAGGAGTTCCTGCTGCACTTGGATATGCTGCACAAAGTAAAGTTCCATTTGAGTATGGAATTATTAGAAACCACTATGTGGGAAGAACATTTATTGAGCCAACTCAAGAAATGAGAAATATGAAAGTTAAAATGAAACTTTCTCCAATGAGATCTTTAATCGAAGGTAAATCTTTATTGGTAATTGATGATTCTATTGTTAGAGGGACTACTTCTAAAAGAATTGTTAAGATGTTAAAAGAAGCGGGAGCAAAAGAAGTTCACTTTAGAGTGGCATCTCCTGAGATTAAATTCCCTTGTTATTATGGGATTGATACTCCAAACCAAGAGGAGTTAATCTCTCACAGAATGACAAAAGAGGAAATTTGTGAATTTATTGAGGCAGATACATTAGAGTATTTATCAATTGAAGATTTAAAAGAGTCAATTGGTGAAGGTACTAATTATGCCCTAGAAAGCTTTGATGGTGACTATTTCGTTACAAAATAA
- the dapB gene encoding 4-hydroxy-tetrahydrodipicolinate reductase: MINVGIVGSTGRVGSLLIDDLQVDNEAKLSACHVFDKLTKTVPEDTVITNEMKVLLDSSDVIIDFSAPVATQSLLEEIVENGGTKPLVIATTGFNKHQQNLLIEASKKVPVLYATNMSLGVAVLNKLVSLASKALKDFDCEIVEQHHRYKVDSPSGTALTLAEHAAKARDLDLDAVRVSGRDGEIGARTKDEIGVMSLRGGDIVGRHTVGLYNDGEFIELHHTATARNTFSKGAIKAAKWLVEQEPGLYSINDCLGL, encoded by the coding sequence ATGATAAATGTAGGTATTGTAGGAAGTACAGGGAGAGTTGGTTCTCTTTTAATCGATGATTTACAAGTTGACAACGAAGCAAAACTTTCAGCTTGTCATGTATTTGATAAGTTAACAAAAACTGTGCCAGAAGATACAGTAATTACAAATGAAATGAAAGTATTATTAGATTCAAGTGATGTTATTATTGACTTTAGTGCACCTGTTGCAACTCAAAGCCTACTTGAAGAAATCGTTGAAAACGGTGGTACTAAACCATTAGTTATTGCAACAACTGGTTTTAATAAACATCAACAAAACCTATTAATTGAAGCTAGTAAAAAAGTACCAGTACTTTATGCTACAAATATGAGTTTAGGTGTTGCAGTTTTAAATAAACTTGTTTCACTTGCAAGTAAAGCATTAAAAGATTTTGATTGTGAAATTGTTGAACAACATCACAGATATAAAGTTGATTCTCCATCGGGAACTGCTTTAACACTAGCAGAGCATGCTGCAAAAGCTAGAGATTTAGATTTAGATGCAGTTAGAGTATCTGGTAGAGATGGTGAAATTGGTGCAAGAACAAAAGATGAAATTGGTGTTATGAGTTTAAGAGGTGGTGATATTGTAGGAAGACATACTGTTGGACTATATAATGATGGAGAATTTATTGAATTACATCACACTGCAACTGCTAGAAATACTTTTTCAAAAGGTGCAATTAAAGCTGCAAAATGGCTTGTTGAACAAGAGCCTGGGCTTTACTCAATCAATGACTGTTTAGGTCTATAA
- the trxB gene encoding thioredoxin-disulfide reductase has protein sequence MLDLAIIGGGPAGLTAGLYATRGGLNNVTMFEMGMPGGQITGSSEIENYPGQEKVVTGMELMQTWPDQAMKFGLKHEMQQVMKVRKAGDNFEVELGDGSKQEAKSVLLATGSVPKKGGFKGEDEFFGRGISTCATCDGFFYKNKEVAVIGGGDTALEEAYYLSKICSKVYLVHRRDSYRAAPSTIEHMKKAENIEEVTNVTVEEVIGDNMGVTGLIVKSKESGETRQLDVPGVFVFVGRNVLSDALKQDDGSYLCDVNEQTEVIVDLKMRTNVPGLYAAGDVRIEAAKQVVCAAADGATAAVDIIEYLG, from the coding sequence ATGTTAGATTTAGCAATTATTGGTGGAGGACCAGCTGGTTTAACTGCTGGTTTATATGCAACTAGAGGTGGACTTAATAACGTAACAATGTTTGAAATGGGTATGCCAGGTGGACAAATTACTGGAAGTAGTGAAATTGAAAACTATCCAGGACAAGAAAAAGTTGTAACTGGTATGGAGTTAATGCAAACTTGGCCAGACCAAGCTATGAAATTTGGTCTTAAACATGAGATGCAACAAGTAATGAAAGTAAGAAAAGCTGGAGATAACTTTGAAGTTGAGTTAGGTGATGGTTCTAAACAAGAAGCAAAATCTGTACTTTTAGCAACTGGTTCTGTTCCTAAAAAAGGTGGTTTCAAAGGTGAAGATGAGTTCTTTGGAAGAGGAATTTCAACTTGTGCAACTTGTGATGGATTCTTTTATAAAAATAAAGAAGTAGCTGTTATTGGTGGTGGAGATACTGCTTTAGAGGAAGCTTATTACCTTTCTAAAATTTGTTCTAAAGTTTATTTAGTACATAGAAGAGATTCATATAGAGCTGCTCCAAGTACAATTGAACACATGAAAAAAGCTGAAAATATTGAAGAAGTTACAAATGTTACTGTAGAAGAAGTAATCGGTGACAACATGGGAGTAACTGGACTTATTGTTAAATCAAAAGAGAGTGGTGAAACTAGACAACTAGATGTACCTGGTGTATTTGTATTTGTTGGAAGAAATGTATTAAGTGATGCTTTAAAGCAAGATGATGGTTCATATCTTTGTGATGTAAATGAACAAACAGAAGTTATTGTTGACCTTAAAATGAGAACTAATGTACCAGGATTATATGCAGCTGGTGATGTTAGAATTGAAGCAGCAAAACAAGTTGTATGTGCCGCAGCAGATGGTGCTACAGCAGCTGTAGATATTATTGAATACTTAGGATAA